In Podospora pseudopauciseta strain CBS 411.78 chromosome 3, whole genome shotgun sequence, one genomic interval encodes:
- the DAL2 gene encoding Allantoicase (COG:F; EggNog:ENOG503NWKI): protein MADDYGYATEAVPATLVSAEYIDKTFKSTAIDLVSATLGGEVLGFSDQWFADAANLINPLPPVRKPGKMVYTGAWYDGWETRRHNTEPFDWVVIRLGVSSGTVEGIEVDTAYFNGNHAPAISVEGCFSQNNEEVLSWKGGRGGWETILGLQECGPSQRFGWKLENPTNKQYTHVRLNMYPDGGIARFRLFGHAVPVFPEDTNAIIDLAAAQNGGVAVSCSDEHFGTKDNLILPGRGKDMGDGWETARSRGKGHIDWTIIKLGAPAYIQNFLVDTAHFRGNYPQRVELQAIEWKGDGELGPDAEGWVKVAEPIKTGPDAEHPADSLVKDKVFTHVKLIIVPDGGVKRVRVFAKRAV from the exons ATGGCTGATGACTACGGATACGCTACTGAGGCCGTCCCGGCCACTTTGGTCTCTGCCGAATACATCGACAAGACCTTCAAGTCAACCGCCATTG ATTTGGTCTCAGCCACTCTTGGAGGTGAAGTTCTTGGCTTCTCAGACCAATGGTTTGCTGATGCTGCCAACTTGATCAACCCACTTCCCCCAGTTAGAAAACCGGGGAAGATGGTTTACACCGGTGCCTGGTATGACGGCTGGGAGACCAGAAGACACAACACTGAGCCCTTCGATTGGGTGGTGATCCGCCTGGGAGTTAGCTCTGGTACTGTCGAGGGCATTGAAGTCGACACTGCCTACTTCAACGGCAACCACGCCCCTGCCATCTCAGTTGAGGGCTGCTTCAGCCAAAACAACGAGGAGGTCCTCTCATGGAAGGGAggccgtggtggttgggAGACTATTCTCGGGCTTCAGGAGTGCGGCCCCAGCCAGAGATTTGGGTGGAAGTTGGAGAATCCCACAAACAAGCAATACACACACGTCCGTTTGAACATGTACCCGGACGGTGGTATCGCCAGATTCCGCCTCTTTGGTCATGCCGTTCCCGTCTTTCCAGAGGATACTAATGCCATCATCGACTTGGCTGCCGCCCAAAACGGAGGTGTTGCTGTCTCGTGCAGTGATGAGCACTTTGGAACCAAGGACAACCTGATCCTGCCTGGCAGAGGCAAGGATATGGGAGACGGCTGGGAGACAGCTCGGTCTCGTGGTAAGGGTCATATTGATTGGACCATTATCAAGCTTGGAGCGCCGGCTTACATCCAGAATTTCCTTGTTGACACGGCTCACTTCCGAGGAAACTACCCTCAAAGGGTTGAGCTTCAAGCTATCGAGTGGAAGGGAGATGGTGAACTCGGGCCCGATGCTGAGGGTTGGGTGAAGGTAGCAGAGCCGATCAAGACTGGCCCAGATGCTGAACACCCAGCAGACAGCTTGGTCAAGGACAAGGTGTTTACCCACGTCAAGCTCATCATTGTGCCTGACGGAGGTGTGAAGCGTGTCAGAGTGTTTGCGAAGCGTGCCGTTTGA
- a CDS encoding hypothetical protein (COG:S; EggNog:ENOG503NX4T), which yields MAPQKVASVRHKSRPSARLAPFRDDSSLVALRYEQTKQAEPPIPLPPPRNPRRIMHRPASTIASSSPSSPITINPPPVPPPQEEHPLFRTQPSPRSPADEWKRDSGLAPTSSSVTLREEGAEDPGFQKFLEVIDDTASVYSSDEQQNGRKDASPILDIFPTPPLRISIPPRRSESECAPQDNGIVSPSQTTAPASPVTPTRQTSLTKRIGQTLGLRSKSEGSKRLRKKMLGDDKAAAATAEAGHGTAMRGVPGPLKSPKLTVLPSSPTTPAGAPVLRGSSNRGNIPATLGSSATATTPTTPTAPTTPASTGDTTFMPLDTPIPADSLWDDLGDLSFSKRGSIMFGGKSDPFKMLKAAGATSSAAAPATATGKETATPLLTTTTTTTTESPDAAATTVSSDRPPTDSDTITTTPEKTRSSTHTTTLSVPSIRVLPVDVERESQKVRSLYESSGEGCGLNWEDGGHVSSSSFGCGVGSNTTSVVDQHHQHRRLEPTVEVPSEEEEIAVVSSSTPPSSSRVPSSAAGQQQQAQQQQQAPSDRLSARTTPASNTPRSASSLSPLRDSHASAAVTRREYERAGGIEDWEDVGFSDVDRYGFISQRPPARPETARAGTPELRSAQMPPRRRNVLTKRPMTAYSATGGGGGSLGGYIRPPSRKVSTRSLNTFTSEFSTLSRRSTRSSIRSATNRLPHNRDRRWMDEAGDMLALQAGLTGINTDDHGDGGGVGFASNVGVNGGKNTEAQKRKELERAEKWRKMATVVNKKAGSSPSASQPSSQGQGMDYEFDTKNAKLIDRTWKGIPDCWRAAAWYSFLATSARQWKSTETDDYLIAEFTRLQHESSPDDVQIDLDVPRTINGHIMFRKRYRGGQRLLFRVLHAISLFFPELGYVQGMAPLAATLLCYFDEERCFVMLVRMWRYRGLEHLYKPGFAELMGVLEDFENRWLAGKDVAAKLKELAIDATAYGTRWYLTLFNLSIPFPAQLRVWDVFMLLGECPPPNYEEQQQQLGEKEKGKGPGLGARGVPKGLDILHATSAALINALRDVLLDSDFENAMKALTAWIPIKDEDLLMKVTRAEWRVHHKEGGGGSKWKM from the exons ATGGCCCCCCAGAAAGTTGCCAGCGTGCGCCACAAATCGAGGCCATCAGCACGACTTGCTCCCTTCCGCGATGACAGCAGTCTGGTAGCGCTGCGGTACGAGCAGACAAAACAAGCAGAGCCTCCCAttccccttccaccaccgaGAAATCCTCGCCGCATAATGCATCGCCCTGCGTCGACCATCGCATCGTCCTCCCCGAGTTCGCcaatcaccatcaaccccccgcCTGTTCCACCGCCGCAAGAAGAGCACCCTCTGTTCCGCACCCAGCCATCACCCCGGTCCCCAGCAGACGAGTGGAAGAGAGACTCGGGTCTGGCGCCGACATCTTCTTCGGTTACGCtccgagaagaaggtgcTGAAGATCCTGGGTTTCAAAAGTTCCTCGAGGTTATCGATGATACGGCATCGGTATACTCCTCTGACGAGCAGCAGAACGGCCGAAAGGACGCGTCTCCGATCCTAGATATCTTTCCCACTCCACCTCTGCGTATCTCgattcctcctcgtcgctcCGAGTCTGAGTGTGCGCCCCAGGACAACGGAATTGTATCACCTAGTCAGACCACGGCGCCGGCATCGCCAGTGACACCAACACGTCAAACGTCTCTCACCAAGAGAATAGGCCAAACACTAGGACTCCGCTCCAAGTCGGAAGGGTCGAAACGGTTGCGAAAAAAGATGCTTGGCGACGACAAGGCTGCAGCTGCAACGGCCGAGGCTGGTCATGGAACAGCCATGCGGGGCGTGCCGGGGCCGCTAAAATCGCCTAAACTCACCGTGCTCCCCAGTTCTCCCACTACCCCAGCAGGGGCCCCTGTCTTGCGCGGCAGCTCTAACAGGGGAAACATTCCTGCAACATTAGGATCTTCTGCAACAGCCACAACTCCCACTACCCCCACAGCTCCTACAACTCCTGCAAGTACAGGAGATACCACTTTCATGCCTCTCGACACGCCCATTCCCGCCGACAGCCTGTGGGACGACCTCGGTGACCTGTCCTTCTCCAAGAGAGGCAGCATCATGTTTGGCGGCAAAAGTGACCCATTCAAGATGTTGAAGGCCGCCGGCGCAACCAGCTCGGCGGCAGCTCCCGCGACAGCGACAGGAAAAGAAACCGCGACACCGCtcttgacgacgacgacgacgacgacgacggaaTCCCCCGACGCGGCGGCCACGACGGTATCCAGCGACCGCCCTCCCACCGACTCGGACACGATCACGACAACCCCCGAGAAGACACGCTCGTCGAcgcacaccaccaccctgtcGGTACCGAGCATTCGCGTCCTGCCGGTAGATGTAGAGAGGGAATCACAAAAGGTGAGATCGCTCTATGAATCGTCTGGCGAGGGCTGTGGCTTGAactgggaggatggggggcacgtgtcgtcgtcgtcgtttgGTTGCGGCGtcggcagcaacaccaccagtgTTGTCgatcagcatcatcagcatcggCGCCTCGAGCCCACAGTGGAAGTCCCAtccgaagaggaagagataGCAGTTGT ATCTTCTTCtactcctccctcttcaagTCGGGTACCGTCAAGCGCAGCCggtcagcaacagcaagctcagcaacagcagcaagcgcCAAGCGACCGTCTCTCAGCGCGTACTACTCCAGCGTCGAATACACCACGGTCGGCCAGTTCCTTGTCTCCGCTACGAGATAGCCACGCTTCTGCCGCCGTCACGAGGAGGGAATATGAAAGGGCGGGTGGTATTGAGGACTGGGAGGATGTAGGGTTTTCGGATGTGGATCGGTATGGGTTCATCAGCCAGCGCCCACCTGCAAGACCGGAAACGGCGAGGGCTGGGACCCCAGAGTTGAGGTCGGCGCAGATGCCGCCTAGAAGGAGGAACGTGCTGACCAAGAGGCCCATGACGGCTTATTCCGCCaccgggggtggaggtggtagTTTGGGGGGTTACATTCGACCACCAAGCAGGAAGGTTTCGACAAGGTCACTCAACACTTTTACGAGCGAATTCTCGACTCTGTCGAGGAGATCGACGAGGAGCTCGATCAGATCGGCGACGAATCGGTTGCCGCATAATAGGGATCGGAGGTGGATGGATGAGGCGGGGGACATGCTTGCTTTGCAGGCGGGACTGACGGGGATCAACACGGATGAtcatggggatgggggaggggtggggttTGCCAGCAACGTCGGGGTGAACGGGGGGAAGAACACGGAGGCACAGAAACGTAAGGAGTTGGAACGGGCCGAGAagtggaggaagatggcgacTGTTGTGAATAAGAAGGCTGGGTCGTCGCCGTCGGCCTCACAGCCAAGTAGTCAGGGGCAGGGGATGGATTACGAATTCGACACCAAAAACGCAAAGTTGATTGACAGGACCTGGAAGGGCATCCCGGACTGCTGGCGGGCGGCGGCGTGGTATTCCTTTTTGGCCACGAGCGCCAGGCAGTGGAAGAGCACCGAGACGGACGACTATTTGATTGCCGAATTTACGAGACTGCAGCACGAGAGCTCGCCGGATGATGTGCAGATTGACCTGGACGTGCCGAGGACGATTAACGGGCATATCATGTTCCGCAAGCGGTATCGTGGCGGTCAGAGGTTGCTTTTCAGGGTGCTGCATGCCATCTCGCTGTTTTTTCCCGAGTTGGGCTATGTGCAGGGGATGGCGCCCCTTGCGGCGACGCTGCTGTGTTATTTTGACGAGGAGAGGTGTTTTGTCATGCTGGTGAGGATGTGGCGGTACCGCGGGCTGGAGCACCTTTACAAGCCCGGCTTTGCGGAGCTGAtgggggtgctggaggacTTTGAGAACAGGTGGCTGGCCGGGAAGGACGTGGCGGCCAAGCTCAAAGAGCTGGCGATTGATGCCACGGCGTATGGGACGAGGTGGTACCTGACGCTGTTCAACTTGAGCATTCCGTTCCCGGCGCAGCTGAGGGTGTGGGATGTCTTTATGCTGCTGGGGGAGTGCCCGCCTCCAAATTatgaggagcagcagcagcagctgggggaaaaggaaaaggggaagggacCCGGGTTGGGAGCCAGGGGTGTGCCAAAGGGGCTGGATATCCTGCATGCCACGAGCGCGGCGCTGATTAATGCGTTGAGGGATGTGTTGCTTGATTCGGACTTTGAGAACGCGATGAAGGCGCTGACGGCTTGGATTCCGATTAAGGATGAGGATTTGCTCATGAAGGTTACGAGGGCCGAGTGGAGGGTTCATCAtaaggaggggggtggggggagtaAGTGGAAGATGTGA
- a CDS encoding hypothetical protein (COG:S; EggNog:ENOG503Q3J3), whose amino-acid sequence MDLGDSDGGFDAGFGGPEKKRPLPADLPRSLDDRRHAPAELLVPETEMYDGWQGQSQFLTTPITAKPLSFGNLTLDDPNYEEELTKGGPDSEKRLMEMLAAQAAHTTSAVFEDEDVVAADPKRSEEEKKDVLQRTFIMAASNGNLESVNKILNGKAREYIDVNAPDDEGTPALIYASCFGHESVVQALIDVGADVDKQDRNQWSALMWAMTNRHKGIATILLDNGASPDKKTSTGRTAFDFAGQDSDMNFYLNDSGGYGIGTVGLDDDFYKPGFSQDKFEEELAENEMRRRMMMDSARDLEVDLGNMGIDDQPETFDEFDEEEQQEFDWSRCLHDQMFVFQESDLDTILDIVITNMTPQRSPTQKPVPANMIFLGARYAHYHASPELLAKLLVTAMDKINYVVEQHQWDMTILAFWMSNATLLLHYLKKDDGLVEATTEFQAQLAELINEIFILIVRDAERRLDKVLEPAMLDHETIPGFENITFQNEWKLFKRKKEVQEEPLEKRLRPPSPKQRAKPSPRNVTSLLSSTLFVLDLYDVHSVITAQISSQLIYWLGAELFNRIMSSRKYLARTKAMQIRMNISVLEDWVRSNNRQPEHYEKGEMKSTGETLLEASKRHLAPVIQLLQWLQCFSSLGQDDLEALVGTLQQLRSLSPQQLLHSAAHYRPEVGEGGLPKSAQKYLAAVQKEREARRKVAGEGSSPGKNKNGGGEVPMSPVEGGGGMFDEEVEEAPANLLLDPALMLPFVLPSVTDMLVSYGAGFGGVNRERERKYLPSIPPEFLERIENATGQSGGGGGGMGGGGIGGMDRGQRLYGGRDWEDEE is encoded by the exons ATGGATCTCGGGGATTCAGACGGCGGCTTCGATGCCGGCTTTGGTGGCCCGGAAAAGAAGCGCCCACTGCCCGCCGACCTGCCACGGTCACTAGACGACCGGAGACATGCTCCCGCCGAGTTGCTGGTGCCCGAGACGGAGATGTACGACGGATGGCAGG GACAATCGCAATTCCTGACCACGCCCATCACCGCGAAGCCGTTATCGTTTGGCAACCTGACGCTGGATGACCCCAACtacgaggaggagttgacAAAGGGCGGCCCGGACAGCGAGAAACGGCTTATGGAAATGCTTGCCGCCCAGGCCGCACACACAACGAGCGCCGTgttcgaggacgaggatgtcGTCGCTGCCGATCCGAAGCGgtccgaggaggagaagaaggatgtaTTGCAGAGGACGTTCATCATGGCCGCCAGCAATGGCAACCTGGAGTCTGTAAACAAGATATTGAACGGAAAGGCCAGGGAATACATTGACGTGAATGCGCCAGATGACGAGGGGACGCCGGCCCTCATATACGCGAGCTGCTTT GGACACGAGTCGGTGGTACAGGCGTTGATTGACGTGGGAGCCGATGTCGACAAGCAGGATCGCAATCAATGGAGTGCTCTTATGTGGGCCATGACAAACAGACACAAGGGAATCGCGACGATACTTTTGGACAATGGGGCGTCGCCAGATAAGAAGACCTCGACAGGGAGGACGGCGTTCGATTTCGCTGGCCAGGATAGCGACATGAACTTTTACCTCAACGACAGTGGTGGGTATGGCATCGGAACGGTCGGGCTGGACGATGACTTTTATAAACCTGGATTTTCCCAGGACAAGTTCGAGGAAGAGTTGGCCGAAAACGAAATGCGCCGACGCATGATGATGGACAGTGCTAGGGATCTGGAGGTGGACCTTGGCAACATGGGCATCGATGACCAGCCTGAG ACCTTTGATGAAttcgatgaagaagaacagcAGGAGTTTGACTGGTCGAGATGTCTTCACGATCAAATGTTTGTTTTCCAGGAGAGTGATCTCGACACGATCCTAGACAttgtcatcaccaacatgaCACCGCAACGATCTCCAACTCAGAAACCAGTACCAGCAAACATGATTTTTCTCGGGGCCAGATATGCGCATTATCACGCCAGTCCAGAGTTACTGGCGAAGCTACTGGTAACAGCTATGGACAAGATCAACTACGTGGTGGAACAACACCAATGGGACATGACCATTCTTGCGTTCTGGATGTCCAACGCCACGCTTCTTCTACATTACCTCAAAAAAGACGACGGCCTCGTCGAGGCCACAACCGAGTTCCAAGCGCAATTGGCCGAACTGATTAACGAAATTTTTATTCTTATCGTCCGCGACGCCGAGAGACGCCTGGACAAGGTGCTCGAACCGGCGATGCTCGACCACGAAACGATACCGGGGTTCGAAAACATCACGTTTCAAAACGAATGGAAGCTCTTCAAGAGGAAAAAAGAGGTGCAAGAAGAGCCTCTCGAGAAGCGATTACGACCTCCGTCGCCAAAACAGCGAGCGAAGCCCTCGCCACGAAACGTTACTTCCCTGCTGTCGTCCACACTTTTTGTGCTGGATCTTTATGATGTGCACTCGGTGATCACGGCGCAGATTTCTTCGCAACTGATATACTGGCTCGGGGCGGAGCTGTTCAACCGCATCATGTCCAGCAGGAAGTACCTGGCGAGGACGAAGGCGATGCAGATCAGGATGAATATTTCTGTCTTGGAGGACTGGGTGAGGAGCAACAACCGGCAGCCGGAGCATTATGAAAAAGGGGAGATGAAGTCGACGGGGGAGACGTTGTTGGAGGCGTCGAAGAGGCACCTGGCGCCGGTGATTCAGCTGCTGCAGTGGCTGCAGTGTTTTTCGAGTCTGGGGCAGGACGACCTGGAGGCGCTGGTGGGGACGCTGCAGCAGTTGCGGAGCCTGAGTCCGCAGCAGCTGTTGCATTCGGCGGCGCATTATAGGccggaggttggggaggggggactgCCGAAGTCGGCGCAGAAGTATTTGGCTGCTGTTCAGAAGGAgcgggaggcgaggaggaaggtggctggggaggggtCGTCGCCGGGGAAGAATAAgaatggcggtggtgaggttcCGATGTCGCCGGTGGAGGGCGGCGGGGGGATgtttgatgaggaggtggaggaggcgccggCGAATTTGCTGCTGGATCCGGCGTTGATGCTGCCGTTTGTGCTGCCTAGTGTGACGGATATGTTGGTTAGTTATGgggctgggtttgggggggtgaatagggagcgggagaggaAGTATTTGCCTAGTATACCGCCGGAGTTTTTGGAGAGGATTGAGAACGCGACTGGGCAgagtggtgggggtggaggggggatgggagggggagggataggGGGGATGGATAGGGGGCAGAGGTTGtatggggggagggattgggaggatgaggagtaG